The Lolium rigidum isolate FL_2022 chromosome 2, APGP_CSIRO_Lrig_0.1, whole genome shotgun sequence genomic interval AAGCAAGGCCTCCTACCTACACAGCGAATTCCTAAGAAAATACCCACCATTTTTAGCATGCACATAAGCATCTTTGCCATTGATGATCCAAACAGTCACAATGGATAGATCATCTGTGAGAAGGGGATCCCCAATGCATCCTAAATTCCTAATTACCACCGACCTCAATGTATGTTGGTGGAGAGGGCGGAAGGGATCAATGGATTGTTCATCATCTAAAAAGACTCACTGTGATCCTCTGCTCTGAAATTATCCCAATAACTACCAAAAACAATCACAATAGATCAAACGACAAACACACCGAGGCTTCCTGGACATAAGAGCTTACATCTGGCAAGGCTGCAAATAGGTTTAGCATGGCATGTAAATCTCGAAAGGTAGAAACACGAGCGTTCGCCTTGCGCATGGCCCCACGGGGGCAACAAAATGACTGGCTGGATTAAATCAACTGACACATTCCCAACAGAAATTTATACTCCCATTACTCACAAAATTCAGGCCGGCATTGCTGCTAGATAGCTGTCGACATACAAGTACTCGTAACTGCAACTGCAAATAGAAGCTAGCACGCAATGTTCAGAACATACAAACCTTGGGCTTGGGTCCTTTGGCATTCGCTCCCCCGGTTCCGGCGAGTAGATCATAGACCTCCTCGTTGTAAATCTCCAGGACGGACACCCGGACGGGCTCGCAGCcgttgccgccgcctcctcccagtaCGTCCCAGAGCGCCCGGAAGACGATGCCGGGCTGGTCGGCGCAGCCGAACATGGTGTGGCTCTTCCCGGACCCCGTGGGGCCGTAGACCATGACCGTGCACTTGGCGCCTGCCCGCACGCCCTCCACCCTGGACCGCACGAACCGGCCGTAGAACCCCTCCAggccctcctcctccgacgccgaCACGCCGTCGAGGGCGAAGTCGCGGTGGCACGacgagcggccgccgcccgcgTCGTGGGACGGCACGCGCACGCGCACGGACGTCGCGCCGACCTCTAGGGCAGACGCGTCGGCGGTGAGGTTGCGGATGCGGCCGATCACCTCGACCGGGTGCtccgcggcgcggcggcgcggggtgGTGTACGACGGGGACGAGTCGGCGAGCCGTCGCCTGCTCTTGGGGGCGTCGACTCGGCGGCTGGTCATCGGGATGGAGGAGGTGTACGGGGAGTCGGCGAGGCGGCGGCTGGTCTTCTGGGTGGAGGAGGTGTACGGGGAGTCGGCGAGGCGGCGCCTGCTCTTCGGGGTGGAGGAGGTGTACGTGGAGTCGGCGAGGCGGCGCCTGCTCTTCGGGGTGGAGGAGGTGTACGGGGAGTCGGCGAGGCGGCGCCTGCTCTTCGGGGTGGAGGAGGTGTACGGGGTGACGTCGAGGCGGCGCTTGAAGGGAGTGCGCGCGCCCGCGTCCGTCTCGCCGCGGACGACGCTCCGAATGCTGCCGATGACCTCCATGATGTGCTCcatggtggcgccgccgccgccgccagggtgGCGGTTGCTGGACGGCGCGGGAGTGGTCCCCGGGAGGAATACGAGCCGGCGCTTGGAGGCGGACGCGCCGGGACTGGGGTCGAGGGCCAGGCGGCTCGGccgcggcggcagaggagggagcggGGGCGGCGACATCGCTGCTGCTCTTGGCCTTGGCGGAGCTAAACAGCGGCAAGCGTCCGATTGGCGACTGGGATTACTATTTGCGAGACAAGAAGTGGAAATGCATCCGTGAAGCTGATACTAGTACATGGCATATTGGTATAGGATGTTCATTTATGCAGTACTATCaagaatatttctatttttacacATATGACAGCTGTATTATTCTTTTTTCGCGTGAGGACCATTGACCCGAATCTCGAGAAAACCTAAATAGAAAGAGTGGTTGTGATATCACCTTCGCCCTAGATCAGGCGCACCATCTACGTGTCCGACAAGAAAGAAGGCGaagaagggtgtgttcggttctggaatTATGAGCAATGAGACGGGATGGTTCCGCACCTAGCGATCGTTCCTGTGTTTAGGACGGTTCCACAAAGAAGAAATGGAACTGAGTAGTTCCTAGGAACAGAATATACCCTCAAGATGCAGAATGGACTCATCCGACCAAATTTGTGGAATCTGGAGGAACGGCTCGATAAGCATTGCTCCACGCATGCGAAAAAAAGTCTAACGTTCTCGCTAATCTCGCTCCACGCAGGCCAAGGACCCGCCGGCGGTGGCGTCTAGGCACGAGCAGCGGCAGGAACGTGACAGCGGCCAGCACGCGCAGCGGCGTCCAGGCAAGCACGCCCGCAGGTGGCTAGGCAAGCGTTGTGACGTCCAGCCAAGCACGCCCGTAGGTGGCCAGGCAAGCGCGGCGGTCAAGCACGCGCGGCCGCGGCAGGCCATGCTCCACCGATTTTGCCTCTGATGTTGGCACGGCAGGGCAAGGGGCATCGTCGCCGGCGGGATGGAGGTCGGGAATGGAGATCAGGCAGggaagttttttttatttttcccttTGTTAATTTTGATTTAGACAACAAAATCGTGTTTGTGCGATTCCACAACCGAACATTAAATGGATCCGTTTGGTTCCTTGATTTTTTTCCGAACCAAACAAGAGATCGGAGCCGTCCCACACCCGAAATGATTTGAAATGGAAGCCAGCCAGCCGAGCTCTACTAGGGGTGTAGATGTCGCGTAGCTTCCTGCCCTGACAAGCCTCTAGCTAGTCTCTACCCGTTGCTGCATGGGGAAGGAAAAAAGAGCGAAAGATTTTCTCACCAATCCATTCACTCTGACTGCGGCGCCAAGATCTGGGAAAAGATTTCCCCTatcgcttagagcatctccactcgtccccccgacgaggcccccggcgagcgttttttccatccggacggcgtaattcggcccagtcgcgcccccggtttctcgttttcgtccggatttgggcctaaatccatccggcgatcccacgccatccccggccccccggggagcgctcggggactccggacgagtgaaagcgggcgtggccccaacttgtcggcgacaatggcctccgatctacggcaaaaccctcgtcttcccgatctacggcaaaaccctcgtcttcccgatctacggcaataccctcgtcgaacgaaagctttgaactctcaagtggtgcaacatagatagattatatatatatttcgaatataattcgaataaacataaaaattacatataaaaactttaaaactaaactacttcttcttcttcttagaaggccccgcctcatcgtcggtcgcggcgacgcttccggctcgtcacctcctcgtcggaggaagttgagtcctcctcgtcgtcgtcctcatcggcctcttcgtcctcctcctcctcgctcctcctcctgctcccgctcctcgctcctgctcctcctcctcttcctcggcctcttcctcggcctcgctcCTCGGCTctgctccacggcctcttcgtcctcctcctcgtcgtcccactcgtcctcgccggccggcggggggaatcgtcgctgccggacgatgcagctggatcccaccaatggcgccatccaggcggcttcccctcgctgtcggtgtccgatggccaagagatatcgctcatggttgacggaggatggtgacgagagaactgatgaatggctcagcccgtcgaaaaccgtttatgtaggtctctcgacgaaagagagcgccggttgctcttccgcggagttcgtgctccattacggcggttctcgcatcgaggccacttcgaccgttcccgacgagtcgtttcggctctccggtccacttcgcgacggttcaatgcggcgagggaactccgacgattgcccttcccggtgactgcgccgtcgctatgcacgcggtgggtgcgcgtccatgggctcgcggctggaaaaatgggcctccccaggccaaaaactacatccatgcggcgctaaatttcgccggatttgggcgtggggagcccaaacgagtggggatgctcttacaatCTACTCCTGTACAGTACTATTTTCCTGTTTTCCCTCCTTCGTCTCAAAGAATTCCAACGGCACATTCATTTTGAAAGAAATCACCGTACTCCCTCTGTAGTCTGTACCCCGGTTTATTAAGCTTACACCTAGTTTAACAAAAGTTTGAACATAAGTTAATGAGGTcaaaaaatatgaattatatgtcaccaaaattatacattatactacctccatcccaagggttaggcctatattttttttagaaagtcaaactatgttaagtttgactaagtttttataaaaaatcatcaACATgttaaatacaaaattaatattattagatagataatggaatatattttcatgtgctatctacaaatatcacatttattgatagattattctaaaattttggtcaaactttacttgctttgacttttctaaaaaaatataagccttaagccctGGGATAGAGGTAGTATTTATATTCAAAACAATTTCAATGGTATAATTCTAGtgacatataattcatatttgCTGACCAAATTTATGCTATTTTCTCTTTAAACTACACATGGGCCTAATAAACTGATAGATGCCAAGTTTGTACTTCTCCTAAGTGTCGTATCACTGAATTTGCTATGCTCcaagttttttattttttgggcgAAACTGATAATATTGATGTTTTCACTAATACTGGCTTGGCACTCGGTCCCACACATAATCCATCGGTAGTGTGCTTGCGTGTTTTGTTcggaaacaacaaaaaaaaaatcattacaTTTGGCAAGGTGGTGTCACATAACCGCCATCTCAGGGTTGGGCCTCAGAAAATATTCATTTTAGGGCATATGTGCGGCACATTGCACTGATTCTTGTCTTAAACCATTTCATGAACCCACGTGGCCAGTCTATGTGACGAAACATAGGTGGATAAGACGGGCCCACATGGCCAGTTTATGTGAAGAAAAATAGGTGGATAAGACGGCCacaattttctatttttattttcttttattttttccttgCGCCTCGCGTTCACGGTAGACCCAATCATCGGTTGCCATGTGGATGCCCCAAGCTCGTGGCGACGTGTGTCGTGCCTCCCCGGCCTCCCTGAAGCTCCTTCATGGACGGTGGGGTTATTTCTTCTTTCGTGGGGCGTCAACCCCACCCAGTACGCGAGAGCGCTATGAGGTGCAACACTTGCGGCACTCGACGTCGTACGAGGAGGATTGAACACGACCCTGAGGTCGGCGACgagtacgactacatcatccatgTTCTAGCAAAGCAAAACGCTAACCGCTTTCGTTCTACGAGGGTACATCAGCGAAATCATCTATGTTACACGATTATTCTTAAATAAATCTGGAGTACGCTAGCTAGAAAAAAAAATCTGCTACGAAATCCTACAGTTCTACCGGAGACTGCACCCAAGTACCGGCTAAAAGAGGCGACGGATGGCAGACTAAACTTTTTCGATAGATACTGTAGAAAGGGCCGTTGTTTTTTCCCGTCTAAAGGGGCAGCGGTGGAGTATTTTTGTGTCCAAAATTACTGCAGAAGAAGGTAGTAGTATTTTTCTTTGCACGAACGTTGGAGTATTTTTTGTTTTCCGGTGTTGCTACAAAAGAAGACAACGATTAGTTTCGTCGGTGTtgcgg includes:
- the LOC124691037 gene encoding kinesin-like protein KIN-10A produces the protein MSPPPLPPLPPRPSRLALDPSPGASASKRRLVFLPGTTPAPSSNRHPGGGGGATMEHIMEVIGSIRSVVRGETDAGARTPFKRRLDVTPYTSSTPKSRRRLADSPYTSSTPKSRRRLADSTYTSSTPKSRRRLADSPYTSSTQKTSRRLADSPYTSSIPMTSRRVDAPKSRRRLADSSPSYTTPRRRAAEHPVEVIGRIRNLTADASALEVGATSVRVRVPSHDAGGGRSSCHRDFALDGVSASEEEGLEGFYGRFVRSRVEGVRAGAKCTVMVYGPTGSGKSHTMFGCADQPGIVFRALWDVLGGGGGNGCEPVRVSVLEIYNEEVYDLLAGTGGANAKGPKPKVRLEVMGTKARNATYISENEAGKIAKEVVKVEKRRAVKSTHCNARSSRSHCMIIVDVPSVGGRLMLVDMAGSENIEAVGQTGHEAKSETGTINQANTLKRVFESIANGDSHIPFRDSKLTMLLRDSFEDKRSKILMILCASPDPKELHKTISTLEYGARAKCITRAAHASTPRDKVSSKEAQNVIQLKDEELARLRTKLSLVEAREAAAKEEVIRVAEETRFLWGELRTTEDKMLMQQQELLATKQRLQEVEREKLCMDE